From one Humulus lupulus chromosome 8, drHumLupu1.1, whole genome shotgun sequence genomic stretch:
- the LOC133797009 gene encoding coatomer subunit beta'-1-like gives MPLRLDIKRKFIQRTERVKSVDLHPTEPWLLASLYSGTVYIWNYQSQTMVTSFEVSELPVRSAKFIARKQWIVAGADDMSIRVYNYNTMDKVKLFEAHTDYIRCVAVHPTLPYVLSSSDDMLIKLWDWEKGWLCTQIFEGHSHYVMQITFNPKDTNTFASASLDRTIKVWNLGSPDPNFTLEGHLKGVNCVDYFTGGDKPYLISGSDDQTAKVWDYQTKSCVQTLEGHTHNISAVCFHPELPIIMTGSEDGTVRIWHATTYRLENTLNYGLERVWAIGYMKGSRRIVFGYDEGAIMVKIGREEPVASMDNGGKIIWAKHNEVQIVNIKSVGNTEVADGERLPLAVKELGTCDLYPQSLKHNPNGRFVVVCGDGEYIIYTALAWRNRSFGSALEFAWSSDGEYAVRESTTRIKLFNKTFQEKKNIRPTFLCEHMYGGTLLAMCSNDFICFYDWAECRLIRRIDVNVKNVYWADSGDLVAIASESSFYILKYNRDVVSSYFDGGSSVDEQGVEDAFELLFEINERARTGIWVGDCFIYTNTSWRLNYCVGGEVTTMCHLDRPMYLLGYLANQSRVYLIDKDFNVMGYTLLLSLIEYKTLVMRGDLDHANQILPTIPPEHHNSVARFLESRGMLEDALEVATDPDYKFDLAIQLGRLEIAKEIATKAQSESKWKQLGELAMSIGQFELAENCLLHGMDLSGLLLLYSSIGDAQGILKLVSLAKEQGKNNVAFLCLFMLGKLEECIQLLIDSNRIPEAALMARSYLPSKVSEIVAIWRDDLKKVSKKAAESLADPDEYPNLFDDWDVSLSLEAESGKNRCNYPPAELYPIYAQKSTTTLLEKFKSMQIDENDDPTENGQHDHEETLGNEENHGQEAVVEEDASSTNGIVILDSKEDEEELGAKDETSSPQKLEVKDESTSADELEAKDENTSPS, from the exons ATG cCTCTCAGGCTTGACATCAAG AGAAAATTTATACAAAGAACTGAAAGAGTAAAATCAGTGGATTTGCATCCAACTGAACCATG GCTTCTTGCAAGTTTGTATTCGGGAACTGTGTACATTTGGAACTACCAATCACAG ACCATGGTAACATCTTTTGAAGTCTCTGAACTTCCAG TTAGGTCAGCTAAATTTATAGCACGCAAGCAGTGGATAGTAGCTGGAGCTGATGACATGTCTATCCGTGTATACAATTACAATACAATGGACAAGGTTAAACTTTTTGAAGCACACACAGACTATATTAGATGCGTGGCTGTCCATCCAACACTTCCATATGTTCTGTCATCATCTGATGACATGCTTATTAAACTCTGGGATTGGGAGAAAGGTTGGTTGTGCACTCAAATATTTGAGGGGCATTCTCACTATGTAATGCAAATTACGTTTAATCCTAAAGACACCAACACATTTGCGAGTGCCTCCCTAGATCGCACAATTAAg GTCTGGAATCTTGGTTCACCTGACCCAAATTTTACCTTGGAAGGCCACTTGAAAGGAGTAAATTGTGTTGATTACTTTACTGGTGGTGATAAGCCATACCTAATTAGTGGCTCTGATGATCAAACTGCCAAG GTATGGGACTATCAAACCAAAAGTTGTGTTCAGACACTTGAAGGACACACTCATAATATTTCTGCAGTCTGTTTCCATCCTGAACTTCCAATAATAATGACTGGTTCTGAGGATGGAACAGTTCGAATATGGCATGCAACCACTTacag GCTTGAGAACACGTTGAATTATGGGCTTGAACGAGTTTGGGCTATTGGTTATATGAAAGGCTCACGGCG GATTGTATTTGGATACGATGAGGGAGCCATCATGGTTAAAATTGGTCGAGAAGAACCAGTTGCCAGCATGGACAATGGGGGGAAAATAATTTGGGCGAAGCATAATGAAGTTCAAATTGTGAATATCAAAAGTGTTGGGAATACAGAG GTCGCAGATGGAGAACGATTGCCTTTGGCCGTCAAGGAATTGGGAACATGTGATCTTTATCCTCAA AGCTTAAAACACAATCCCAATGGGAGGTTTGTTGTTGTTTGTGGAGATGGCGAGTACATTATATATACAGCCTTAGCTTGGAGAAATAGATCCTTTGGCTCAGCACTGGAATTTGCCTGGTCATCAGATGGAGAATACGCAGTTAGAGAAAGTACAACAAGGATCAAATTATTTAACAAGACATTCCAG GAGAAGAAAAATATTCGACCTACATTCTTATGTGAGCACATGTACGGAGGGACATTATTAGCAATGTGCTCAAATGATTTCATCTGTTTTTATGACTGGGCTGAATGCAGATTAATTAGGCGGATCGATGTTAATGTGAAA AATGTTTATTGGGCGGATAGTGGTGATTTGGTGGCAATAGCTAGTGAGTCATCATTCTACATACTAAAATACAAT CGTGATGTTGTATCATCATATTTTGACGGTGGAAGTTCAGTTGATGAACAAGGTGTCGAGGATGCTTTTGAGCTGCTCTTTGAAATAAATGAGCGTGCCAGAACAGGAATTTGGGTTGGTGATTGTTTCATCTATACTAACACTTCTTGGCGTCTTAATTACTGTGTTGGCGGAGAG GTGACAACTATGTGCCACCTGGACCGACCTATGTACTTGTTGGGATATCTGGCCAATCAAAGTCGGGTTTATCTTATTGATAAAGACTTCAA TGTCATGGGATACACTTTACTTCTCAGCTTGATTGAATACAAAACTCTTGTGATGCGTGGAGATCTAGATCATGCAAATCAAATTTTACCAACCATTCCTCCAGAACATCACAATAG TGTTGCTCGTTTTTTGGAATCTCGAGGAATGTTGGAAGATGCGCTAGAAGTGGCTACAGATCCTGATTACAAATTTGATCTGGCCATACAGCTGGGAAGACTTGAGATTGCAAAG GAAATTGCTACCAAAGCCCAAAGTGAATCAAAGTGGAAGCAGCTGGGAGAATTAGCTATGTCCATTGGGCAG TTTGAATTGGCTGAAAATTGTCTATTGCATGGAATGGACTTAAGTGGGTTGTTGCTTCTCTACTCTTCTATTGGAGATGCTCAAGGTATACTAAAACTTGTATCCCTTGCCAAAGAGCAAGGAAAGAATAATGTGGCATTCCTTTGTTTATTCATGCTGGGAAAATTAGAAGAGTGCATCCAACTGCTGATTGACAG TAACCGAATACCTGAAGCAGCTTTAATGGCACGATCTTACCTTCCAAGCAAGGTGTCAGAGATAGTTGCAATTTGGAGAGATGACCTAAAGAAG GTCAGTAAGAAAGCTGCTGAGTCATTAGCTGATCCTGACGAATACCCTAATTTGTTTGACGACTGGGATGTTTCTCTTTCCCTTGAAGCAGAAAGTGGAAAAAACAG GTGCAATTATCCTCCTGCTGAACTGTACCCAATCTATGCTCAGAAATCAACCACCACCCTTCTTGAGAAGTTTAAGAGCATGCAAATTGATGAAAACGATGATCCGACTGAAAATGGACAGCATGATCATGAG GAGACTCTGGGGAACGAGGAAAATCATGGACAAGAAGCTGTGGTTGAAGAGGATGCTAGTTCCACAAATGGTATTGTTATTTTAGATAGTAAGGAGGATGAAGAAGAATTGGGAGCAAAGGATGAGACCAGTTCACCACAAAAATTGGAAGTTAAAGACGAGAGCACTTCAGCAGATGAATTGGAAGCAAAGGATGAGAACACTTCACCATCCTAA
- the LOC133797008 gene encoding leucine-rich repeat extensin-like protein 4 gives MKKKTHFSLRFLHISVLIVFFFGASVSVCSSEPAASLISHGRLSSAETQFIKQRQLLYYRDEFGDRGENVTVDPSLVFENGRIRNAYIALQAWKQAILSDPSNITGTWVGSDVCKYTGVFCAPALDNHKIRTVAGIDLNHADIAGYLPEELGLLVDLALFHINTNRFCGTVPHKFKNLKLLFELDLSNNRFAGKFPVVVLKLPSLKFLDLRFNEFEGTVPRELFDKPLDAIFINHNRFVFNLPDNFGNSPVSVIVLANNKFHGCVPSSLGNMSNLNEIILMNNGLNSCLPPEIGLLKNLTVFDVSFNKLLGPIPDTFKDLKGIEQLNVAHNMLSGKIPEGICTLPSLQNFTFSYNFFTGEPPSCLSLQGFDDRRNCLPSRPLQRSAGACKSFLSHPVDCGSFRCKPFVPSIPPPPPPSPPLLSPPDVFTPPPVAKPLPPPPPPPPSPSPPPPPVYSPPPPPPPPPPPPVYSPPPPPPSPPPPSPPPPVYSPPPPPPSPPPPSPPPPSPPPPVYSPPPPPPPVYSPPPPPPSPPPPSPPPPLYSPPPPPPSPAPTPPYCVRSPPPPPPNSPPPPAPLNSPPPPSPYYYSSPPPPHHSPPPPHHSPPPPPHSPPPPVYPYYSPPPPVHSPPPPVHSPPPPSPPPCIEPPPPPSPPPCVEYSPPPPPPSPSPPPPIVYLPPPSPSPLPPVYHSPPPPPSPSPPPPTVHYSSPPPPVVHYSSPPPPLASPPPPVPCDNPPPSASPQPPIVYESPPPPTPVYEGPLPPIYGVSYASPPPPPFY, from the coding sequence ATGAAGAAGAAGACCCATTTCAGCCTTCGTTTTCTTCATATTTCAGTCCTCATTGTCTTCTTCTTCGGCGCCTCAGTCTCCGTCTGCTCCTCTGAGCCGGCGGCCTCCCTCATCAGCCATGGACGTCTCAGCTCTGCTGAGACCCAGTTCATCAAGCAGCGTCAGTTGCTTTATTACCGGGATGAGTTTGGTGATAGAGGAGAGAATGTGACCGTTGACCCATCTCTGGTTTTCGAGAATGGAAGGATTAGAAACGCATATATCGCTTTACAAGCTTGGAAGCAAGCCATTCTTTCCGACCCTTCGAATATCACCGGCACCTGGGTTGGATCTGATGTCTGCAAGTACACCGGGGTCTTCTGTGCTCCCGCACTCGACAACCACAAGATCCGCACAGTCGCCGGTATTGATCTCAACCATGCCGACATTGCCGGTTATCTTCCGGAGGAGCTTGGGCTGCTTGTGGATCTCGCATTGTTTCATATTAACACCAACAGGTTTTGTGGGACGGTTCCTCACAAGTTCAAGAATCTGAAGTTGCTTTTCGAGTTGGATCTCAGTAACAACAGGTTTGCCGGGAAGTTTCCGGTGGTTGTTCTGAAACTCCCATCGCTGAAATTCTTGGATCTGAGGTTTAACGAGTTTGAAGGGACTGTTCCTCGTGAGCTCTTCGACAAGCCTCTGGACGCCATTTTTATCAACCATAACCGGTTCGTGTTTAATCTGCCTGACAATTTCGGGAACTCACCGGTGTCGGTGATCGTTTTGGCGAACAACAAGTTCCATGGCTGTGTACCCTCGAGCTTGGGCAACATGTCGAACCTCAACGAGATCATCTTGATGAACAATGGTTTGAATTCATGTCTGCCTCCGGAGATTGGGTTGCTTAAGAATCTGACAGTCTTCGATGTGAGCTTCAACAAGCTTCTGGGTCCAATCCCGGACACGTTCAAAGATCTCAAAGGCATCGAACAGCTCAATGTGGCACACAACATGCTATCCGGGAAGATTCCGGAAGGCATTTGCACCTTGCCTAGTCTGCAGAACTTCACCTTCTCCTACAACTTCTTCACCGGAGAGCCGCCGTCGTGTCTCTCACTACAAGGGTTCGATGATCGGAGGAATTGCCTGCCGTCGAGGCCATTACAAAGGTCGGCTGGGGCATGTAAGTCGTTCCTTTCTCACCCAGTGGATTGTGGTTCTTTCAGATGTAAACCCTTTGTTCCTTCTATCCCACCccctcctcctccttctcctcCTCTCCTTTCGCCTCCGGATGTTTTTACTCCACCACCGGTCGCCAAGCCTTTACCGCCACCACCTCCGCCGCCACCATCACCTTCTCCTCCTCCTCCCCCAGTTTATTCCCCACCGCCACCTCCACCTCCTCCACCTCCACCACCAGTGTACTCACCACCTCCGCCTCCACCATCCCCACCACCTCCGTCCCCTCCCCCACCAGTTTACTCTCCTCCACCACCACCTCCATCTCCCCCTCCACCTTCACCGCCACCACCATCTCCTCCACCGCCAGTTTACTCTCCACCACCACCTCCTCCGCCAGTTTATTCTCCACCACCCCCTCCTCCATCTCCCCCGCCACCTTCTCCTCCACCCCCATTGTAttccccaccaccaccaccgcctTCGCCAGCTCCAACACCTCCATACTGCGTCCGGTCCCCGCCACCTCCTCCGCCAAATTCACCACCACCTCCTGCTCCTCTGAACTCTCCACCTCCACCAAGTCCTTACTACTACAGCTCACCACCACCACCTCATCACTCGCCACCACCACCTCATCActcgcctccaccacctccacaTTCCCCTCCACCACCAGTCTACCCATATTACTCACCACCGCCGCCTGTTCATTCTCCACCTCCCCCAGTCCATTCTCCTCCACCACCATCACCGCCTCCTTGTATagagcctccaccacctcctTCCCCACCACCATGTGTAGAGTACTCACCACCCCCTCCaccaccatcaccatcaccaccGCCACCTATTGTTTACTTGCCACCTCCATCACCTTCGCCACTTCCTCCAGTGTACCATTCTCCACCTCCCCCACCATCcccatcaccaccaccaccaactGTTCATTATAGTTCTCCGCCACCACCAGTTGTCCACTACAGTTCTCCGCCCCCACCATTGGCATCACCGCCGCCACCAGTTCCATGTGATAATCCACCACCTTCTGCATCACCGCAACCACCAATTGTTTATGAAAGCCCGCCACCTCCTACTCCTGTATATGAGGGGCCATTGCCACCAATCTATGGGGTTTCATACGCGTCTCCTCCGCCACCACCCTTCTATTGA